A window of the Hordeum vulgare subsp. vulgare chromosome 5H, MorexV3_pseudomolecules_assembly, whole genome shotgun sequence genome harbors these coding sequences:
- the LOC123396053 gene encoding plant UBX domain-containing protein 10-like has protein sequence MSSSSARDGAGGSSRNTRSGFARNLARLPSSIMEGLARSIARRAPRSSRPRSVQVHQQHQPPPPGPPPPPFVPEELFFFSAFEQQYGDRHPFFYGCRLSEVLAIARREGKHVFLYLHEPGHPYTDPFCRGTLCSDVVVEFLDANFVSWGAVTGRGEGSGMAASLQPGSFPFCAVVAPVSGESITVLQRVEGPVTPSELVEMLQRTIDEQRAAFRASVDDDQPAAFRASRAEEEERRRSALRLRQEQDAAYLESLRKDQEKERHTRSPQEGTPKPKPSPKIRGQAGRETTRTAQNRAPAHKQTAPSPRTEANTKIMIRFPNGERRQQSFRHTDTIREIYKYVHSLGIPGLGKYQLVRSYPRKTYGHQQLEMTLGDTGFHPSVTLYIEQLQ, from the exons ATGTCGTCAAGCTCAGCGAGGGATGGCGCGGGCGGGAGCTCGCGGAACACCCGCAGCGGCTTCGCCAGGAACCTCGCGAGGCTCCCGTCCAGCATCATGGAAGGGCTGGCAAGGTCGATAGCCCGTCGGGCTCCCAGGAGCAGCCGCCCGCGGAGCGTCCAGGTGCACCAGCAGCATCAGCCGCCACCCCCggggcctcctcctccgccgttcGTGCCGGAGGAGCTGTTCTTCTTCAGCGCGTTCGAGCAGCAGTACGGCGACCGCCACCCGTTCTTCTACGGGTGCCGGCTCAGCGAGGTCCTGGCGATCGCCCGGCGGGAGGGCAAGCACGTCTTCTTGTACCTCCACGAGCCGGGCCATCCGTACACTGATCCCTTCTGCCGGGGCACGCTCTGCTCGGACGTGGTGGTGGAGTTCCTCGACGCCAACTTCGTGTCCTGGGGCGCCGTCACCGGCAGAGGGGAAGGGTCCGGCATGGCCGCCTCACTGCAGCCCGGAAGCTTCCCCTTCTGCGCCGTCGTCGCCCCGGTGTCCGGCGAAAGCATCACAGTCCTCCAACGG GTAGAAGGACCGGTCACGCCGTCGGAGCTCGTGGAGATGTTGCAGAGGACCATCGATGAGCAACGCGCGGCTTTTCGAGCCTCAGTGGACGACGATCAACCCGCGGCATTCAGAGCCTCTAGggctgaggaggaagagaggaggagatcgGCACTACGGCTGCGACAAGAGCAGGACGCAGCTTACCTCGAGTCGCTTCGGAAGGACCAG GAAAAAGAAAGGCACACGAGAAGTCCTCAGGAGGGAACCCCAAAGCCGAAGCCAAGCCCAAAAATTCGTGGCCAAGCAGGTAGAGAAACTACCAGGACAGCCCAGAACAGAGCACCTGCGCATAAGCAAACTGCGCCTTCACCGAGAACGGAAGCAAACACCAAG ATAATGATAAGATTTCCCAACGGCGAGAGAAGGCAGCAGAGCTTCCGTCACACGGACACGATAAGGGAGATCTACAAGTATGTTCATTCCTTGGGCATACCTGGCTTAGGAAAGTATCAACTTGTAAGGAGCTACCCAAGGAAAACCTACGGGCATCAGCAGCTGGAGATGACTCTTGGAGACACAGGTTTCCATCCGAGTGTGACACTGTACATTGAACAACTTCAGTAA